The following proteins are encoded in a genomic region of Camarhynchus parvulus chromosome 4A, STF_HiC, whole genome shotgun sequence:
- the CHMP1B gene encoding charged multivesicular body protein 1b: MSNMEKHLFNLKFAAKELNRNSKKCDKEEKAEKAKIKKAIQKGNMEVARIHAENAIRQKNQAINFLRMSARVDAVAARVQTAVTMGKVTKSMAGVVKSMDATLKSMNLEKISALMDKFEHQFETLDVQTQQMEDTMSNTTTLTTPQNQVDMLLQEMADEAGLDLNMELPQGQTGSVATSVASAEQDELSQRLARLRDQV, encoded by the exons ATGTCCAACATGGAGA AACACCTGTTTAATTTGAAGTTTGCTGCAAAGGAGCTCAACAGAAACTCCAAAAAATGcgacaaagaagaaaaggctgagaaagctAAAATTAAGAAG GCCATCCAGAAAGGGAACATGGAGGTGGCGCGGATCCACGCCGAGAACGCCATCCGCCAGAAGAACCAGGCCATCAACTTCCTGCGCATGAGCGCCCGCGTGGACGCCGTGGCTGCCAGGGTCCAGACTGCCGTCACCATGGGCAAG GTTACAAAGTCAATGGCAGGGGTGGTGAAGTCTATGGATGCCACCTTGAAGAGCATGAACTTGGAAAAG ATATCTGCACTAATGGACAAATTTGAGCACCAGTTTGAGACACTGGATGTTCAGACACAACAGATGGAAGACACAATGAGCAACACTACGACATTAACAACGCCACAA aaCCAAGTGGACATGCTCCTGCAGGAAATGGCAGATGAAGCAGG CCTTGATCTGAACATGGAACTACCTCAAGGACAGACAGGTTCAGTTGCTACAAGCGTCGCCTCAGCAGAGCAG GATGAGCTGTCACAGAGACTGGCCCGCCTACGTGATCAAGTCTAA